One part of the Epinephelus fuscoguttatus linkage group LG12, E.fuscoguttatus.final_Chr_v1 genome encodes these proteins:
- the LOC125898406 gene encoding trafficking regulator of GLUT4 1-like has protein sequence MAINTDTAFGKSALGEREVSNPTDFQDTEKLLSTATTEPTGQSNIKPSDSFSLNIRGSVRSLDADQNGHRLPLKSGSIGQLATPPKSLSRLSLGPLPSPVPPGSVPPSYLWLAVMSCFCPAVPLNICALWYAHVSRSVLHTGDIEGARKYGRLSMVLSCLAMLLGVAVIIFIVLTIEMQN, from the exons ATGGCTATCAACACTGATACTGCCTTTGGGAAAAGCGCCCTCGGGGAGAGGGAAGTTTCCAATCCCACCGACTTCCAGGACACTGAGAAGCTTCTGAGCACCGCGACCACCGAGCCCACTGGGCAGAGCAACATCAAACCGTCCGACTCCTTCTCCCTCAACATCAGAGGGAGCGTCCGGTCCCTGGATGCGGACCAGAACGGACACAGATTGCCGCTAAAGTCGGGCTCCATCGGGCAGTTGGCGACCCCACCCAAATCCTTGTCCCGTCTCAGCCTGGGGCCGCTGCCCTCCCCGGTGCCGCCCGGGTCCGTACCCCCGAGTTACCTCTGGCTCGCCGTGATGTCCTGTTTCTGCCCCGCCGTGCCGCTCAACATATGCGCCTTGTGGTATGCACATGTG TCGAGGTCTGTTCTCCATACAGGAGATATTGAAGGAGCAAGAAAGTATGGGCGTCTGTCTATGGTGCTCAGCTGTCTGGCGATGCTGCTGGGTGTGGCTGTCATCATCTTCATAGTATTGACAATAG AGATGCAGAATTGA